A genomic segment from Bacteroidales bacterium encodes:
- the clpP gene encoding ATP-dependent Clp endopeptidase proteolytic subunit ClpP, whose product MIPKDEFYKYATKHMGLSSMTLHRYTSIYGNYISPTIIEERQLNVASMDVFSRLMMDRIIFLGLPIDDYVANIIQAQLLYLESSDPQKDIQIYFNTPGGTVHAGLGIYDTMQYISSDIATICTGMAASMGAILLAAGTKGKRSALKHARVMIHQPMGGAQGQASDIEITAREIKKLKKELYEIISMHTNIPYKKVEKDSDRDYWMTANEAKEYGMIDEVLEKNVKNK is encoded by the coding sequence ATGATACCAAAAGATGAATTCTACAAATATGCCACTAAGCACATGGGTTTAAGTAGCATGACATTACATCGTTACACTTCTATTTATGGGAATTATATTTCACCTACCATTATTGAAGAACGACAATTAAATGTTGCTTCAATGGATGTTTTTTCAAGACTTATGATGGACCGGATAATTTTTTTGGGTTTACCTATTGATGATTATGTTGCTAATATCATACAAGCACAATTATTGTATTTAGAATCTTCTGACCCACAAAAAGATATTCAAATCTATTTTAATACCCCTGGAGGTACGGTTCATGCTGGATTAGGAATATATGACACTATGCAATACATTAGCTCTGATATTGCAACAATATGTACAGGCATGGCTGCTTCAATGGGGGCAATATTATTAGCTGCAGGAACTAAAGGTAAACGTTCTGCTTTAAAACACGCAAGGGTTATGATACACCAACCAATGGGCGGTGCGCAGGGACAAGCTTCAGATATTGAGATAACAGCCCGCGAAATTAAAAAACTTAAAAAAGAACTATATGAAATAATTTCAATGCATACTAATATTCCTTACAAGAAGGTTGAGAAAGACTCAGACAGAGATTACTGGATGACAGCTAATGAAGCTAAAGAATATGGTATGATAGATGAAGTTCTTGAAAAAAATGTAAAAAATAAATAG